A single genomic interval of Cupriavidus necator harbors:
- a CDS encoding IclR family transcriptional regulator: protein MNANSDPRGASKGDDGAGGVIAVTRALRVLEAFGVNDPQLSLAELSRRTGIHKTTVLRLARTLAADNYLVQKEDGNWRLGRAAGWLGACYQATFNVQEVVEPVLRELTIKTGESASFYVREGQQRTCLVRVEGPQAIRHHVRIGAALPLDSGSPGRVILAFSGEPGELYEMIRRRGFHLSLGEREAEVSSVSAPVFGLHWRLLGSMCISGPTARLSEERLLELAQTVVDAANKLSYAMAGSQRPAMQIERPSTWHP from the coding sequence ATGAATGCGAATAGTGATCCAAGGGGCGCCTCAAAAGGCGACGATGGCGCTGGGGGCGTCATAGCGGTCACCCGCGCCCTGCGCGTACTCGAGGCGTTCGGGGTGAACGACCCCCAGCTCTCACTTGCCGAACTGAGCCGGCGGACCGGCATCCACAAGACCACCGTGCTGCGGCTGGCGCGCACGCTGGCGGCGGACAACTATCTGGTGCAGAAGGAAGACGGCAACTGGCGGCTCGGCCGCGCAGCCGGGTGGCTGGGCGCGTGCTACCAGGCCACCTTCAACGTTCAGGAAGTGGTGGAGCCGGTGCTGCGGGAGCTGACGATCAAGACCGGCGAAAGCGCTTCGTTCTACGTCCGGGAGGGACAACAGCGAACCTGCCTCGTCCGGGTCGAAGGACCGCAGGCCATCCGGCATCACGTCAGGATCGGGGCGGCCCTGCCGCTGGACAGCGGTTCGCCAGGCCGCGTCATCCTGGCGTTCTCAGGTGAGCCGGGCGAGCTTTATGAAATGATCCGCCGCCGTGGATTTCATCTGTCGCTCGGCGAGCGCGAGGCCGAAGTCTCGAGCGTGTCGGCACCGGTTTTCGGATTGCACTGGCGGCTGCTAGGCTCCATGTGCATTTCGGGACCGACCGCCCGGCTAAGCGAAGAGCGTTTGCTGGAGCTGGCACAGACAGTCGTCGACGCGGCGAACAAGCTTTCGTATGCCATGGCAGGAAGCCAACGGCCTGCGATGCAAATTGAAAGGCCGTCGACCTGGCACCCTTGA
- a CDS encoding DUF6036 family nucleotidyltransferase has translation MKREDLEHIIRAAADITNEYEFVVVGSQSILGPIPNPPAVFTMSAEADIYPLNATHKADAIDAAIGEGSRFHETYGYYAQGVGPETACLPTGWENRLQRIQTVGTNGRVGYCLDLVDLFMAKAAADRDKDRVFCMALIQLGYVLPRTAISRVDDMPIDRAAQGRLRARIKRWTKALRDQGHAVPADDV, from the coding sequence ATGAAGCGGGAAGATCTGGAACACATCATTCGGGCTGCTGCCGACATCACGAACGAATATGAGTTCGTTGTCGTTGGCAGCCAATCCATCCTGGGGCCGATCCCTAATCCCCCGGCGGTTTTCACGATGTCCGCGGAGGCTGACATCTACCCGCTCAATGCTACCCACAAGGCGGATGCGATCGACGCGGCGATTGGCGAAGGCTCGCGCTTTCACGAGACGTATGGTTACTACGCGCAGGGCGTCGGGCCAGAGACAGCATGTCTTCCGACCGGCTGGGAAAACCGCTTGCAGCGCATTCAGACGGTGGGCACGAATGGGCGGGTCGGCTATTGCCTTGACCTTGTTGACCTCTTTATGGCGAAGGCGGCAGCGGATCGCGACAAGGACCGAGTCTTCTGTATGGCCCTGATACAGCTTGGCTATGTCTTGCCGCGTACAGCGATCAGCCGCGTCGACGACATGCCGATAGACAGGGCTGCACAGGGACGACTGCGTGCACGCATTAAGCGCTGGACGAAGGCCTTGCGGGATCAAGGTCATGCGGTTCCCGCTGACGACGTCTAG
- a CDS encoding helix-turn-helix transcriptional regulator, which yields MPAFTDTTSVLERHLLLQLGDRIKRLRKAQGFGTVEMAKRVGISRTTLAAVEAGDPAPTMGTYLRVMSVLGVAGDLALLVSDTFQPAPANSAAASSKRAIPQVQVRVRTDPSRHEAQDLQSMALHKEAIRLIQDNPALLDRAREVLRRWRAQGDSRSDSLWSEWETILANQSWRKALGRTRRAQELRQASPLPTLLPDAIRQEVLAQVQALKKGVVLGDQE from the coding sequence ATGCCAGCCTTTACCGATACCACCTCGGTTCTCGAGCGCCATTTGCTCCTGCAACTCGGCGACCGCATCAAACGCCTGCGGAAGGCTCAGGGCTTTGGCACGGTTGAGATGGCCAAGCGCGTCGGCATCTCGCGGACGACCCTCGCTGCCGTTGAGGCAGGCGACCCCGCGCCAACCATGGGCACATATCTGCGTGTTATGTCCGTGCTGGGGGTTGCCGGTGACCTTGCCCTGTTAGTCAGCGATACTTTTCAACCGGCGCCGGCGAACTCTGCGGCCGCCTCATCCAAGCGCGCCATTCCGCAGGTTCAGGTTCGGGTAAGGACTGATCCAAGCCGCCATGAGGCTCAGGACTTGCAGAGCATGGCGCTGCACAAGGAAGCAATCCGCCTGATTCAGGATAACCCAGCGCTACTGGACCGGGCCCGAGAAGTCCTCAGGCGATGGCGCGCGCAGGGAGACTCACGGTCTGATTCACTCTGGTCCGAGTGGGAAACGATTCTTGCGAACCAGTCGTGGCGCAAAGCGCTTGGCCGAACTCGGCGTGCTCAAGAGCTGCGCCAAGCGTCTCCCCTGCCCACGCTTTTACCAGATGCCATTCGGCAGGAAGTGCTAGCACAGGTTCAGGCGTTGAAAAAAGGCGTTGTCCTCGGGGACCAGGAATGA